The DNA sequence CCACGTCGGCGCCGGTCGACGCGATGACCCGGGCCGTGAAGGTGGACGCGTTCATGCCGTGCTCGGCGGCGGACGTCCAGTACGCGTCGACGGCGGCCACGTGCTTGGGGTCGGGCTCGCCGCGCCAGCGGATCATGAAGCGCTCGACGACGGACTGCGCCTTGTCGATCTCGCTCTGCGGCACCATGGGCAGGCCCTGCCCGCGCGCGGACTGGGCGACGTAGGACAGGGCCATGACGGCGGCTCGGGCCAGGTCCTCCCGGGCCTGCTCCTCACCGATGTCCAGGAGGGGCTTCAGCCCCCACACCGGGGCCAGCATGGCCAGCGCGGACTGGACGTCGACGCGGATGTCGCCGGAGTGCACGGGAATCGGGAAGGGCTCGGCGGGCGGCAGACCGGGCCGGAAGGCACCGTCGACGAGCAGCCCCCAGACGTTGCCGAACGAGACATGCCCGACCAGGTCCTCGATGTCGACGCCCCGGTACCGCAGAGCGCCGCCCTCCTTATCCGGTTCGGCGATCTCCGTCTCGAACGCGACGACTCCCTCGAGTCCGGGTACGAAGTCGGACATCAGGCGGCTCCTCGTGATGTGTGCGACGGATGGGGTTGTGGGTGGAACGATCACGTGTCACTCGACAGAGGTGGGGCGCACGCCTGCTGGATCCACGGTCAGGCGCTCTGACTCGCGGTCCGGGGCGTACCCCTGTGATGCCCCGTGCGGTCGGCGGTCATCCAACCACGACGACAACAGCACGATAGTCCCTGAGTGTCATCTTCGGGAGGGCTATGCGGCACTCAGTGCCATGCAGTGCCGAAGGGCGGCACCGCGCCGTACGGCGTCCGTCACATACGGCAGGATGACCGCGTGACCGACCGAGACGCCGCCCCCCTCGACCCCGCCGCGATGCGCAAGCAGTACCGGGCCGAGGGCCTCGCCGAGAACGACCTGGCCGCCACCCCGGTGGAACAGTTCGCGCGCTGGTTCAAGCAGGCCGCGTCCGAGGCCCACCTCTTCGAGCCGAACGCGATGATCGTCTCCACCGCGGACGCCCAGGGGCGGCCCAGCTCCCGCACCGTGCTGCTGAAGCACTTCGACGAGCGGGGCTTCGTCTTCTACACGAACTACGACTCCCGCAAGGCCCGCGACCTCGCCGAGAACCCGTACCTGTCCCTGCTCTTCCCCTGGCATCCGATGGCCCGCCAGGTCATCGTCACGGGCGTGGCGCGGCGCACCGGGCGCGATGAGACGGCCGCGTACTTCCGGAGCCGCCCGCACGGCTCCCAGCTCGGGGCCTGGGCCAGCGCCCAGTCCTCCGTCATCGCCACCCGCGCCGACCTCGACGCCTCGTACGCCGAGTTGTCCGCGCGCTATCCCGAGGGCGATCAGGTGCCGGTGCCGCCGAACTGGGGCGGCTTCCGGGTGGCACCGCAGGCGGTGGAGTTCTGGCAGGGGCGGGAAAACAGGCTGCACGACCGGCTTCGGTACGTGGCGGAACAGGACGGAAGCTGGCGCATCGAGCGCCTGAGCCCGTGAGGGCGCCCCGCGTCCCCTGAAACGCAGACGACCCGCGAGCTCGGGTTCCTCCGCCGTGGCGGAGGAGCCGGCCGGACGTACCGGCGAGCTCGCGGGTCGGGTGACTGCCTGGGATTGGGCCGGCTGCACGCATCTGTCACGTGCTGGTCCGGCACCGCACTGGGTGGGGTGACGGGCCGCTAGCCCGCAGCCACCTCACGCGTCCGGTATTCATACATCTGCCGAACCACCTCCCTTCTCGTGTGCTCCACACCCTAGGAACCACGTCGGCCCCCGATCAACCTCTTTTTTTCCCTGTACCTGTTTGCGCTGGTCACCTAGCGTTCCGTGCATGACAACCGTGCGAGGAGGGGAAGCGGGGCGTAGGGGCCGAGCGTCGCGGGGGCCTTCGGATGCCTTCGGGCGCGGAGGATTTCCGCCACACAACGATTCCTTCAATCTTGTGGGAACCCGGTGTGTGCTGCGTCACGTTCCAGTTAGATGATTGCGAGTGAGCGAACCGACGCGTCGTACGTGCGGACGCAGCTTGGCAGGGGGTCCAGGTGAGTGCTTCCCGGCGTAGTGGGACCACCGACGAGCTGGGACCGGACGAACCCGAGCGGGACGGTCCGGAGGGTTCGTCGGCTGGTTCCGAGGGTTCGGCAGGCGGTTCCGATCTGCTGGCCGCGCTGCTGGACGGGATGGACGCGGCCTTGTGCGCCCTCGACGCGGACGGGGTCGTCACCCATTGGAACCGTGAGGCGGAGCGGATCCTCGGGTGGAGTGCGGCCGAGGCCGTGGGGCGGCACGGGTTCGCCGGGTGGGCGGTGCGCGAGGCCGACGCCGAGGAGGTGGAGGGGCGGCTGATGTCCGCCATGCACGCTCCGGGGCGGCAGGTGCACGAGTTCGCCTTGTTGACCAAGGACGGCGGGCGGGTCCTCGTACGGACGCAGTCGGCGGCCGTCCGCGGGCCCGACGGGAAGCCCGCCGGGGTGTACTGCGCCTTCAGCGAGGTGCACACCCAGATCGATCTGGAGCGCTCGATCGCTCTGAGTGAGGCGTTGTTCGAGGACGCGTCATGGGGCGTCGTCCTCGTCGACGCCGATCTGCGGCCCGCGGTGGTGAACGCGCACGCGGCCCGGGCCCTGGGTATCGGCCGTACGTCCGTGTTGGGGCGGCCGCTCGGGGATCTGCTCGCCCAGGGTGTGGAGGAGCTGGAGAGCGCGCTCACGCATGTGCTGGCGGAGGGCGCGCCACCCGCGCCGGCCGAGATCTGGGTGAGCGTTCGGACGCCGGAGGGCGAGCGGCGGCGGTGCTGGCGGTGCGGCTTCGTACGGCTGGCCTCCCCGCTCGCGGAGGAGCCGGTGCCGTTGGGGGTGGGCTGGCTCTTCCAGGACATGACCGAGGCCAAGCAGGCGGAGCAGGAGGCGGCACTGCTGCGGTTCCGGACCAACCAGCTGCACCGGGCCGCGCGGGCTGCCGCGGAGTGCGAGGACCCTGCGGACGCGGCGACCGTGCACCTGGACTTCGCGCTGGCCGGCTTCGCCGATCACGCGCTGATCGACCGGGTCTCGGGCGGGGCGGTGCCGGATGCGGAGGCCGCGGAGCCGGTACGACTCGTTCGGGTCGCCGTGACCCCCTCGGGGGCACCAGGACCGAGCCTGCTCGGCGGGGAGGCCGGGCTGCCGGTGCGGTACGCCGAGGGGCACCCGGCGTTGCAGTGCGTGACGCGGAACGGGTCGGTGCGGGCCGATGCGGGCCGGATGCCGGCGGAGCAGGCGCGCGAGTGGGCGGTGGGGCGGCAGTGGCCCGCGGACTCGGTGCACGCGCTGTGTGCGGTGCTGCGGAGCCGGGGGCGGACGGTGGGGGTCGTGACGTTTCTGCGGGGCGCCGGGCGTAGTGCGTTCGAGCGGAGCGATGCGGTGTACGCGGAGGACGTGGCGGTGCGGATCGCTTCCGCTCTGGACCTGGCGGGGGTCGTGGGGCGGGGTTAGGCCGTGCGGGGCCCCTGCTGCCGGTGGAAGCCGGTAGAAGATCGGGACCGCTACTGCCGGTAGAAGATCCGGTCCCCGTACTTTTCGAACACCTTGCCGTTCCAGTCGTGGCCGCCGTCGACGTTGCCCGAGCGCAGGAGCGGGGGCTCGATGCCGCGGCCTGCCAGGGAGGCGGCTGCCGTGGCCATGACGGCCTGGAGGAGGGCCGCGGTGACGACCGTGGAGGCGGGGGCGAAGGGGGCCGGGATGGTGTCGAGGGTGAGTTCCGCGTCGCCGATCGCGATCTTCGAGTCGAGGACGATGTCGCAGTGGTCCTTGAGGTAGGTGCCGGAGGTGTGGCGGGAACTCGTCTCCGACGCGTACGCCACCGAGGTCACGCCGATGACCCTGGCGCCCAGGGCGCGGGCTTTCATGGCCATCTCCACGGGCAGGGCGTTGCGGCCGGAGAGGGAGATGACGACGAGGGCGTCGCCGTCCCGCAGAGGTGAGCTGTCCAGGACCGCTCCGGCCAGGCCGTCGACGCGTTCGAGGGCTGAGCCGAGGGTGGCGGGCATGACGTCTACGCCTACTACGCCGGGGACCGCGAGCAGGTTCATCAGGGCGAGGCCGCCTGCGCGGTAGACGACGTCCTGGGCGGCGAGCGAGGAGTGACCGGCGCCGAAGGCGAAGAGACGGCCGCCGCCTGCGACGGTGTCGGCGAGCAGGGTGCCGGCTGCCTCGATGTTCTCCGCCTCCTCGTCGCGGGCCCGCTGGAGGAGGGCGATGGCGGCGTCGAAGAACTGGTCGGCCGGCTTGCTGTCGCTCATGCGGGGCCCTCCGGGGGTGGGGCGGTCGGCGGGGGTGGGGGTGTGTCGCGGATCACCGTGCGGTCTGGACCAGTGCGGTGTCAATACGGTGTGCCTCCGGCGGTGGGGCGAGGGTGCCTGCGACGGCCCGTTGCTGTTCGGCGGGCGTTCGCGCAGCGCCTGACGGGTCGCTCGAGGTCTAGGCGGTGCCGCCGTACGCGGGTGCCGCGCCGCTGAGGTGCGCCCGCGGGCAGGGTGCATACCCTCGTGTAACCCGCTGGTTTCAACGGCGCGGCACGGTTGTCAGTGGTATCCGGCAGAATTGAGGACAGGGCCAGCGCACGCGCCGTGGAGCTGTCTCGCTTCCGGCTGAGCTAATCGCAGAGCTAATCGAGGGGCACGTATGTCCGGACTGATCGACACCACGGAGATGTATCTCCGCACCATCCTCGAGCTGGAGGAGGAAGGTGTGGTCCCCATGCGCGCCCGTATCGCCGAGCGGCTGGACCAGAGTGGGCCGACCGTCAGTCAGACGGTGGCGCGGATGGAGCGTGACGGGCTGGTGTCCGTGGCGACCGACCGGCATCTGGAGCTGACGGACGAGGGGCGGCGGCTTGCCACCCGCGTCATGCGCAAGCACCGTCTCGCCGAGTGTCTGCTCGTCGACGTGATCGGGCTGGAGTGGGAGCAGGTGCACGCCGAGGCGTGTCGCTGGGAGCACGTGATGAGTGAGGCCGTGGAGCGGCGCGTGCTGGAGCTCCTGCGGCACCCGACCGAGTCGCCGTACGGCAATCCGATCCCCGGTCTGGAGGAGCTCGGTGAGAAGGACGGTGCCGATCCGTTCCTCGACGAGGGCATGGTCTCGCTGGCCGACCTCGACCCGGGCGTCGAGGGCAAGACGGTCGTCGTCCGGCGGATCGGTGAGCCGATCCAGACCGACGCGCAGCTGATGTACACGCTGCGTCGGGCCGGCGTGCAGCCCGGCTCCGTGGTGAGTGTGACCGAGTCGGCGGGTGGCGTGCTGGTCGGCAGCGGCGGCGAGGCGGCCGAGCTGGAGGCGGACGTCGCCTCCCATGTCTTCGTCGCCAAGCGCTGACGGCCGGTCGTTTTCGCTTCTCGTGTATGTAACTCCCGGTAAATAAGCGGGAGTTGTGGCGATCCTGGATCTCGCCCATTCCAAGATCCAGTAGGTCGAATCGCAGCGCTCCGGCGATTCGCGTGCGAGGCTGTCGCGTGAGGCATATGACCTGAGAGCTCTGGGCCGTGATCGACAGTGATGCGTCCGGCCGGGGAGGGGGCGCGAGGATGTGCCGTAAGTGTGGAGAGGGCCCCGGCGCCACATGGCGCCGGGGCCTGTCCTCCCCTGTGCTGACCCGGAGCCCCGAGCTCTCAGGGTCATTCCCCTCGGACCGGTTTCCCCGAGCGGTCCGCCTCCCGCTGAAGATCTCCCCTCGGCGCCGGCGATCAATCCTTGAGGGGGGTCACTCGAATGAGGGGTGTTGGCCGCGAGAGCCGTATTTTCGAATAGGAGTTCGATAGTCTGCGGTGACAGGTCAGGCGGAACGTGCGCTTCAGGAGTGTGCGCATAAGATCACGGCAGACACACAGGACATGCACATCGCGTCCGGGGGCATTCACGACGCGTGCGACGCAGGTGGCACGTGGTGCTCGCGTGAGCGGCGGCAGATACGGCAGGCACGACACGTACGGCAAGCAGGACACGGTTCACAGGACCGGTCGGCTCGAGCGGTCCGAGCGGAGCTAGGGGGGTGCCAGGACCAATGGTGCGGCGCATCGACGTGACCGGCACGGGCGGCGTACGTCTCGCGGCCTGGGAGTTCGGCGACCCTCCGAAGACCGACCCCGCCAGGGAGCATGAGCGCACGCCCGGTGTGCTGTTACTGCACGGCCTGATGGGCCGCGCCTCGCACTGGACGTCCACCGCCCGCTGGCTCTCCGAGCGGCACCGCGCCGTGGCGCTGGACCAGCGCGGCCACGGCCGTAGCGAAAAGCCCTCGCAGGCCTCCTTCACGCGCGAGGCGTACGTCGACGACGCCGAGGCCGCCCTGGAGCAGCTCGGCCTCGCCCCTGTCGTCCTCATCGGCCATGCCATGGGCGCGCTCACCGCCTGGCAGCTCGCCGCCAGGCGGCCCGACCTGGTGGGGGGCGTGATCATCTGCGACATGCGGGCGTCCGCGCTCGGCTCGGCCTCGCAGCGGGAGTGGTCGGACTGGTTCAAGGCCTGGCCCGTGCCCTTCGCCACGCTCGCCGATGTGCGCAAGTGGTTCGGTGAGGACGACCCCTGGGTCGAGCGGCCGAATCCCGCGCGGGGCGAGTTCTACGCCGAGGTGATGCACGAGTGCGAGGACGGGTGGCGGCCCGTTTTCGATCCGGACCAGATGCTCCGGTCGCGGGAGACGTGGGTCTTCGACGCGCACTGGGAGGAGCTCGCCCAGGTGCAGTGCCCGGCGCTGGTTGTGCGGGGGCTGGACGGTGAGCTGGGGCGGGCCGAGGCCCAGGAGATGGTGCGGGTGCTGCCGCGTGGGGAGTACGCGGAGGTGGCCGACGCGGGTCACCTGGTGCATTACGACCAGCCCGAGGGATGGCGGGGGGCCATCGAGCCCTTCTTGGACGCGGTGCGCACGGGGTGACGCCGGGCGCCTGTGAGCTCGGTGCGTGCCGAGCGACGGCGGCTGCGGGTTGTTCGTGACTTGTCGCGCCCACGCGGCGGAGCCGCATATCGATACAGCCCCGCGCCCCCAAGGGGCGTTGCAGGCCCCCTCGGTCAGCAGGGCCCGCTATCCCTTGCTCACTGCCGTCAGGATCTCCGGGAGGCGGGCCGCCGTGCGGGGTGCCGCCAGGCGTAGTCCCAGCAGCGTGATGGCCGCCCCGTAGACCGTCCCGCCCGGCAACAGCAGCCAGGTCCAGTCGTCCCCGCCGTCGCTCACGTTGAGCCAGATCGTCACCGCGATCACGGGGGCGCACAGGAGGGCCGCCGCGATCATGCCGCCGAAGATCGAGATCCACGCGAGGCCCGTCTGGCCGGGGGCGACGTTCTTGTAGCCCTCCTGCGGGATGGAGTACGGGAAGCGGGCCGACGTCCAGGTGCCGGTCGCCAGCATGGCGCCGAGGAGCGCGAAGGACAGGCCGAGGACCTCGGGGAGCTTGACCCAGTCGCCGAGCAGCGCTGTCGTCAGGACGGTGACGAGGGCGGCGTACGGGAGGGTGATCAGCAGCAGCGCCAGGGCTCGGCCGCGCAGCTCGACGTAGGCGTCCCGCGGGGACGAGATCGTCATCGCGACCATCCAGAACGCGGACGTGTCCTGCCCGAACTGGTTGTACATCTGGATGCCGAGCATCCCGGCCGCGAAGCAGGCGAAGTAGATCGAGCCGGTGCCCTGCAGGGCGTTGAACAGCGGCACGATCAGGCCGATGGCGAGCGAGGTCACCCAGGCCGCCTTGGTCTTCGGGTCGCGCCAGACGTAGCGCAGGCTGCGTTCCATGACAGTGCCGGTGCGGCCGGGCGGGAGGAGGCGGGCGAGGCCCGTCGAGTTCCGTTCGCGTACGGCGGACTCCGTGGCCGCCTGGAGCGTGGAGCCGTCGGGGGACGTCATCAGCCGGGTCAGGTGACGTGACCATACGGCGATCAGGGCCACCAACGCGCCCGCACTCAGGGCAAGTTGGAGGAGGCCGGCCCCGTACTTCCCCTCGCTCACCGACTCCACCGCCCCGATCGCGGACGCCGGCGGCACCCACCGCAGCACATCCGCCGCCGGATCGAGCTGGGCGAGTCCCGACGAACCCAGGCGCTGTGCACCGAAGTTCACGACCTGCGCCCCGATCGCGATGACCAGCCCGCTCAGCACCGCCAGGTCGCGTCCCTTACGGCTGGTCAGCAGCCGGAGGTTGGCCGCGGCAACGGCACGCGCGAGCGCCACGCACACCAACAGGGCCAGCACGACGGCGATCACTGCGACGACGTACGCCGGTCCGCCCCGCGCGAGGGCGATCACCGAACCGGTGAACAGGCACAGGGTGAACAGGGGGCCGATGCCGACCAGGGAGGCCGCGAGCAGTGCCCGCACCAGGGGCCGGGGGCGCAGCGGCAGCATCACCAGCCGGGTCGGGTCGAGGGTCTCGTCGCCGCCGGGGAAGAACAGCGGCATCACGGCCCAGCCGAGCGCCAGGACGGCCACCAGGAGGACGACCACGGAGTCGGCGTGCGCGGTGCCCCGCAGCATGATCAGGCCGAGGAGTTGCAGCGCCGCGAAGAGGAGGACCACGACGGCCGAGGCGATGTAGGCGGCCCGCCGGCCACCGGACTGGCGCAGGCCGTTCCGCAGCAGCGACAGCTTCAGCCGTACGACGACTCCGGTCACGGCGGTGCTCATCGGGCCCCGCCCAGCCAGTCGAGGTCGGACCCGGTGTCGCGGGCGTTCGCGCCGACGAGTTCGAGGAACGCCTGCTGCAGCGAGGCCGCGTCGCCGCGGACCTCGGCGAGGGGGCCGTGGGCCCGGATGCGCCCGGCGGCCATCACGGCGACCCAGTCGCACAGCGACTCGACGAGCTCCATGACGTGGGAGGAGAAGACGACGGTCGCGCCGGAGGCGGTGTAGCGCTCCAGGACGCCCCGGATGGTCTGGGCGGAGACGGGGTCGACGCCCTCGAACGGCTCGTCCAGGAACAGCACTTCGGGATTGTGGAGCAGCGCCGCCGCGAGGCCGATCTTCTTGCGCATACCGGTCGAGTAGTCGACGACCAGTTTGTGCTGGGCCCCCGCCAGATCGAGTACGTCCAGCAGCTGGGTGGCCCGCTTGTCGACCTCGGCGCCGGGGAGCCCGCGCAGCCGCCCCGAGTACGCGAGCAACTCCCGCCCGGAGAGCCGCTCGAAGAGCCGAAGCCCTTCGGGCAGCACCCCGATCCGTGCCTTCACCTCGACGGGGTCCCGCCACACGTCGTGCCCGACGACCTCGACGGACCCCTGATCGGGCCTGAGCAGCCCGGTCACCATGGAGAGGGTCGTGGTCTTCCCGGCGCCATTGGGCCCCACGAGCCCGATGAACTTCCCAGCGGGCAAATCCAGATCGATACCGGCGACAGCGACCTGCTGCCCGAACCGCTTCCAGAGCCCACGCACACTTACGGCCGACGTCATGGAGGCCAACCCTAAGGGGCGCGGGGAACTGCGCGACCAGCCGCGACGAACCCGCAGCCACCGACGAACCTCAATCAGGCAGACATGCAGGCGTTACCGATCCCTGCCGCAGGCATACGCGAGTGGCGAGATCAACTCCTCCGCATCCGGCAGCCACCGATTGGCCGGCGTGGGCCGGCAGGCCCACTGCACAGCCCCCCGAGACCCGAACCGAGTCGGCGGCCCGGCGACCCACGCGCCCTCTCCGAGCGCGACCAGATCCAGCGACCCGATGGACCAGCCCAGCTTGCGCACCAGCTCGGGCACCTTCACCGACGCCCCCGGCAGCACGAAGAAGTGCATCCGGCGGTCCGGCGTCAACGTCACCGGCCCCAGCGTCAGTTCCATCCGCTCCATACGGGCCAGGGCGAGGAACCCGGCCGTCTCCGGGACGGAGATCGCGTCGAAGGTGCGCCCCGTCGGCAGCAGGATCGACGCGTTCGGCTGCTTCTGCCACATCCGACGGGCGACCGTGGCGCTCCCGGTCGCCTGCGTCGCCCAGTCCGGGCGTGCGGGGTGCGCGCCGGGCGCGGGGCATGCGGTGTCGCCGCAGGAGCACAGCTGCACCCCGTCCGCGGCTTCCAGCCAGGTCCCGGGGAACACGTCCCAGTGACGCTCCTCGGCATAGCGAACGGCGGTCTCCAGCAGCGTTTCGCCGCGCTGCTTCGGGATCTGTGCGGCTTCGGTGGCCGGGATCGTCTCTTCCACGCTGAACACAACTCCCGCACCCACCTGTAGTTACGGGCGTCGCGCGCGCGGGGGAGGAGCATTGATTCCTCATCTGGGGCGCATGGGTGCACGTGTGGGGGCGCGCGGGAGGATCCGTGGCCGGAGCTGGGTAGCCCACTGTGGGGTCGGCTTCCGCCTTTACCCCGGCAATCCTCACAAGCCTCGCATTTTAGGTATGTCGACGGGGCATTGATCTTCACGGCCGGAATTTCGCGGTGCACAGCCAGTGCCCCGGCTCGGATTCGGTGGTGAAAGACACATCAACTCGGTGCGTGGGCAGGCACCGCAGCCACAGGGGGTACGCCATGGCCGCAAGGCCTCTCGTCGCGCGACAGCCGAACGAACGGCTGCAGGCACTCATCCAGGAAGCGGGCTGCTCGAACGCCGGGCTGGCCCGCCGGGTCAACATGTGCGGTGCCGAGCACGGACTCGATCTGCGCTACGACAAGACGTCCGTGGCCCGTTGGCTCCGGGGACAGCAGCCGCGGGGACGGGCACCGGCGATCATCGCCGAGGCGCTCGGCCGCAAGCTGGGCCGTACGGTCACGATCGACGAGATCGGGATGGCCAACGGCAAGAACCTCGCGTCCGGCGTCGGTCTCCAGTTCTCGCCGACGGTACTGGGGGCCATCGAGCAGGTCTGCGAGCTGTGGCGCAGCGACGTCGGGCGCCGGGACTTCCTGTCCGGCTCGTCCGTCGCCGCGTCCGCACTGGTCGAGCCCAGCCGCGACTGGCTGATCTCGTCGCCCGACTCACAGGTGGCGCGCTCGGCGGGGCCGCGGGTGGGGCAGTCCGATGTGCAGGCCGTGCGCGCGATGACACAGGCGCTCGTCGACCTGGACCACCAGTACGGCAGCGGGCATGTGCGCCCGGTCGTCGTGCACTACCTGAACAGTGTCGTTTCCGGGCTGCTGGCCGGGTCGTACCGGGAGGCGATCGGGCGGGAACTCTTCGCCGCCGTCGCGCGGTTGACCGAGCTCGCCGGGTACATGGCGATCGACACCGGGCAGCCGGGACTCGCCCAGCGGTACTACATCCAGGCGCTGCGGCTGGCGCAGGCGGCGGGGGACCGGGGGTACGGCGGGTATGTGCTGGCCGCCTCCATGAGCCACCTCGCCGCTCAGCTCGGGAACCCGCGGGAGATCTCGCAGCTCGCGAGGGCGGCGCAGGAGGGGGCGCGGGGGCGCGTGACGCCGCGCGCCGAGGCGATGTTCTACGCGGCCGAGGCGCGAGGGCATGCGCTGATGGGCGACGCACGGGCCGCCCAGGTGGCGTCCGGACGTGCCGTGACGGCGCTGGAGACGGCGGATCCGGAGTCCGGGGACGACCCGGCGTGGATCGCGCACTTCGACGAGGCCTATCTCGCCGACGAGTTGGCGCACTGCCACCGCGACCTCGGCCAGGCCGAGGCGGCGGCGCGGCGCGCGGCGGAGTCGCTGGCCGGCCTCCCGGAGACCAAGGCGCGGCGCCGCGCGATCGGCTATGTGCTGCTCGCCACAGCACAGGTGCAGCAGCGCGAGGTCGAGCAGGCCTGCCACACCGGCCTGAAGGCCGTGGAGCTGCTGGAGACCCTGCGGTCCAACCGGGGCGCCGAGTATCTGGAGGACTTCCAGCAGCGCCTGGAGCCGTACCGGGACGAGCCCGTGGTCAGGGAGTTCGGGGCGCGGCTGGACCTTCCGGCGGCGGCGTGAAACCGCGGGGTACCAGGGCGTGAACGGCAGGGAAATGAAGGTGCCGGTGACGAAAGGGGGACGTATATAGCGGATGGGGGCCCGGAATTGTTACGGCGGTCACAGGGACCCAGGTCACGTCCTGGGCGGCGTGGCACCCGGCTCGGCGGAGCCGGTAGCGTGACCCGACGATTCACAAGGTCCCCCATTAGTAGGAGTCCCGGTGACGCAGAGTGGACGGGGCGAGGAGCCCTCGGCGCGACCCGCGCGCGAAGGCATCGTGCTGCCCTCGGACGGTGGTGAGCCGCTGCTGCCGGGTATGACGGGCGTGCAGGCAGGCCGGCCGGCCTCGGTACCGGCCGCGCCGCCGACCGCACCCCCGCCCTCGGCACCGCCCGGCGGACAGGCCTGGGGCACCCCGTGGGGACCCGACCAGAACCAGCACCCGGCCCCGCCGCCGGCCGCGCCCGGCCAGGCCTGGGGCGCCCCGCCCGACCAGTCCTGGGGCGGGCAGGAACAGCAGTACCAGTCGCCGCCCCCGCAGCAGTGGGGCGCTGCGCCGGATGTCTCGGGG is a window from the Streptomyces sp. NBC_00299 genome containing:
- a CDS encoding citrate synthase 2, with the protein product MSDFVPGLEGVVAFETEIAEPDKEGGALRYRGVDIEDLVGHVSFGNVWGLLVDGAFRPGLPPAEPFPIPVHSGDIRVDVQSALAMLAPVWGLKPLLDIGEEQAREDLARAAVMALSYVAQSARGQGLPMVPQSEIDKAQSVVERFMIRWRGEPDPKHVAAVDAYWTSAAEHGMNASTFTARVIASTGADVAAALSGAVGAMSGPLHGGAPSRVLHMIEEIERTGDAEAYVKQTLDKGERLMGFGHRVYRAEDPRARVLRRTARDLGAPRFEVAEALEKAALEELHNRRPDRVLATNVEFWAAIMLDFAEVPAHMFTSMFTCARTAGWSAHILEQKRTGRLVRPSARYIGPGPRDPRAVEGYADIAH
- the pdxH gene encoding pyridoxamine 5'-phosphate oxidase, which translates into the protein MTDRDAAPLDPAAMRKQYRAEGLAENDLAATPVEQFARWFKQAASEAHLFEPNAMIVSTADAQGRPSSRTVLLKHFDERGFVFYTNYDSRKARDLAENPYLSLLFPWHPMARQVIVTGVARRTGRDETAAYFRSRPHGSQLGAWASAQSSVIATRADLDASYAELSARYPEGDQVPVPPNWGGFRVAPQAVEFWQGRENRLHDRLRYVAEQDGSWRIERLSP
- a CDS encoding PAS domain-containing protein, with amino-acid sequence MSASRRSGTTDELGPDEPERDGPEGSSAGSEGSAGGSDLLAALLDGMDAALCALDADGVVTHWNREAERILGWSAAEAVGRHGFAGWAVREADAEEVEGRLMSAMHAPGRQVHEFALLTKDGGRVLVRTQSAAVRGPDGKPAGVYCAFSEVHTQIDLERSIALSEALFEDASWGVVLVDADLRPAVVNAHAARALGIGRTSVLGRPLGDLLAQGVEELESALTHVLAEGAPPAPAEIWVSVRTPEGERRRCWRCGFVRLASPLAEEPVPLGVGWLFQDMTEAKQAEQEAALLRFRTNQLHRAARAAAECEDPADAATVHLDFALAGFADHALIDRVSGGAVPDAEAAEPVRLVRVAVTPSGAPGPSLLGGEAGLPVRYAEGHPALQCVTRNGSVRADAGRMPAEQAREWAVGRQWPADSVHALCAVLRSRGRTVGVVTFLRGAGRSAFERSDAVYAEDVAVRIASALDLAGVVGRG
- a CDS encoding SIS domain-containing protein, producing MSDSKPADQFFDAAIALLQRARDEEAENIEAAGTLLADTVAGGGRLFAFGAGHSSLAAQDVVYRAGGLALMNLLAVPGVVGVDVMPATLGSALERVDGLAGAVLDSSPLRDGDALVVISLSGRNALPVEMAMKARALGARVIGVTSVAYASETSSRHTSGTYLKDHCDIVLDSKIAIGDAELTLDTIPAPFAPASTVVTAALLQAVMATAAASLAGRGIEPPLLRSGNVDGGHDWNGKVFEKYGDRIFYRQ
- a CDS encoding metal-dependent transcriptional regulator, which encodes MSGLIDTTEMYLRTILELEEEGVVPMRARIAERLDQSGPTVSQTVARMERDGLVSVATDRHLELTDEGRRLATRVMRKHRLAECLLVDVIGLEWEQVHAEACRWEHVMSEAVERRVLELLRHPTESPYGNPIPGLEELGEKDGADPFLDEGMVSLADLDPGVEGKTVVVRRIGEPIQTDAQLMYTLRRAGVQPGSVVSVTESAGGVLVGSGGEAAELEADVASHVFVAKR
- a CDS encoding alpha/beta fold hydrolase — its product is MVRRIDVTGTGGVRLAAWEFGDPPKTDPAREHERTPGVLLLHGLMGRASHWTSTARWLSERHRAVALDQRGHGRSEKPSQASFTREAYVDDAEAALEQLGLAPVVLIGHAMGALTAWQLAARRPDLVGGVIICDMRASALGSASQREWSDWFKAWPVPFATLADVRKWFGEDDPWVERPNPARGEFYAEVMHECEDGWRPVFDPDQMLRSRETWVFDAHWEELAQVQCPALVVRGLDGELGRAEAQEMVRVLPRGEYAEVADAGHLVHYDQPEGWRGAIEPFLDAVRTG
- a CDS encoding transporter → MSTAVTGVVVRLKLSLLRNGLRQSGGRRAAYIASAVVVLLFAALQLLGLIMLRGTAHADSVVVLLVAVLALGWAVMPLFFPGGDETLDPTRLVMLPLRPRPLVRALLAASLVGIGPLFTLCLFTGSVIALARGGPAYVVAVIAVVLALLVCVALARAVAAANLRLLTSRKGRDLAVLSGLVIAIGAQVVNFGAQRLGSSGLAQLDPAADVLRWVPPASAIGAVESVSEGKYGAGLLQLALSAGALVALIAVWSRHLTRLMTSPDGSTLQAATESAVRERNSTGLARLLPPGRTGTVMERSLRYVWRDPKTKAAWVTSLAIGLIVPLFNALQGTGSIYFACFAAGMLGIQMYNQFGQDTSAFWMVAMTISSPRDAYVELRGRALALLLITLPYAALVTVLTTALLGDWVKLPEVLGLSFALLGAMLATGTWTSARFPYSIPQEGYKNVAPGQTGLAWISIFGGMIAAALLCAPVIAVTIWLNVSDGGDDWTWLLLPGGTVYGAAITLLGLRLAAPRTAARLPEILTAVSKG
- a CDS encoding ABC transporter ATP-binding protein yields the protein MTSAVSVRGLWKRFGQQVAVAGIDLDLPAGKFIGLVGPNGAGKTTTLSMVTGLLRPDQGSVEVVGHDVWRDPVEVKARIGVLPEGLRLFERLSGRELLAYSGRLRGLPGAEVDKRATQLLDVLDLAGAQHKLVVDYSTGMRKKIGLAAALLHNPEVLFLDEPFEGVDPVSAQTIRGVLERYTASGATVVFSSHVMELVESLCDWVAVMAAGRIRAHGPLAEVRGDAASLQQAFLELVGANARDTGSDLDWLGGAR
- a CDS encoding bifunctional DNA primase/polymerase, translated to MFSVEETIPATEAAQIPKQRGETLLETAVRYAEERHWDVFPGTWLEAADGVQLCSCGDTACPAPGAHPARPDWATQATGSATVARRMWQKQPNASILLPTGRTFDAISVPETAGFLALARMERMELTLGPVTLTPDRRMHFFVLPGASVKVPELVRKLGWSIGSLDLVALGEGAWVAGPPTRFGSRGAVQWACRPTPANRWLPDAEELISPLAYACGRDR